From one Candidatus Kaelpia imicola genomic stretch:
- a CDS encoding SAM-dependent chlorinase/fluorinase → MIALLTDFGFKDEYAGVIKGVICSINPRVKIIDLCHEIPAQDILWAALLIYKSCSFFPAKTIFLCIVDPAVGSKRDIVIVKKDSRYFIAPDNGLLSFIVGETRGLEIIKVNPDEIQLQPLSSTFHGRDIFAPLAAHLSIDNNISRFGAAVESIKLIEFPQPEITDGKIIAMVIQIDRFGNLTTNLERDVFEKLGWKNLEIQLRDSIIREISNCYEKKRDSIAIWGSRGLLEIAVPDNSAADILGLNRGSIVIIKRK, encoded by the coding sequence ATGATTGCTTTGCTGACCGATTTCGGGTTTAAAGATGAGTATGCTGGAGTTATAAAAGGGGTGATATGTTCAATCAACCCCAGGGTAAAAATAATAGATCTCTGCCACGAGATTCCGGCTCAGGATATTCTCTGGGCAGCTCTGCTTATTTATAAGTCCTGTTCTTTCTTTCCTGCAAAAACAATCTTTCTCTGTATAGTTGATCCAGCAGTAGGCTCTAAGAGAGATATTGTTATTGTAAAAAAAGATAGCCGTTATTTTATTGCTCCCGACAACGGCCTCTTAAGTTTTATTGTTGGGGAGACAAGGGGTCTAGAGATTATTAAGGTTAATCCTGATGAGATTCAGCTTCAGCCCTTGAGTTCGACTTTTCACGGCCGTGACATCTTTGCGCCTTTGGCAGCTCATTTGAGTATAGATAATAATATTTCAAGATTTGGTGCGGCTGTAGAGAGCATAAAACTAATAGAGTTTCCTCAGCCAGAGATTACAGACGGTAAGATAATAGCCATGGTAATACAGATTGATAGGTTCGGTAATTTAACAACCAATTTAGAGAGAGATGTTTTTGAAAAGTTAGGCTGGAAAAATTTAGAGATTCAATTAAGAGATAGTATAATCAGAGAGATATCCAATTGTTATGAGAAGAAGAGAGACTCTATTGCAATATGGGGTTCCAGAGGTTTATTAGAGATAGCGGTACCTGATAATAGTGCTGCAGATATTCTGGGTTTAAATAGAGGCAGCATTGTTATTATAAAACGAAAATAA
- a CDS encoding flavin reductase family protein yields MTKREISLDYAHRLLNHGCVILVTSHFRGINNIVTLSWQMPLSSKPRLFALSVSRKHFSNKLIKRSKELTINVPGRNLIKEVHFCGSYTGKRVNKFDKTGLTPTAADFIAAPLIEECFANIECKVCNMYNVGDHTLFIAEALRASADPKWFDGRFLKLDDKGMETLHHLGEDRYMISGTVIRARR; encoded by the coding sequence ATGACCAAAAGAGAAATATCTTTAGATTATGCACATAGACTTTTAAACCATGGTTGCGTTATTCTTGTGACATCTCATTTTAGAGGCATTAATAATATCGTTACTCTATCTTGGCAGATGCCTCTATCGTCTAAACCGAGACTCTTTGCTCTCTCTGTCTCTAGAAAGCATTTTTCAAATAAGTTAATAAAAAGAAGTAAAGAATTAACCATTAACGTACCTGGAAGAAATCTGATTAAGGAGGTTCATTTCTGCGGTTCTTATACAGGTAAAAGAGTTAATAAGTTTGATAAAACAGGGCTTACTCCAACAGCCGCAGATTTTATTGCAGCACCTCTTATTGAGGAGTGTTTTGCCAATATCGAGTGTAAGGTATGCAATATGTATAATGTAGGTGACCATACTCTCTTTATAGCAGAGGCTTTGCGAGCTTCGGCCGACCCTAAATGGTTTGATGGAAGATTCCTGAAACTGGATGATAAAGGTATGGAAACATTGCATCACCTGGGAGAAGATCGCTATATGATATCCGGGACTGTTATAAGGGCAAGGCGGTAG
- a CDS encoding replication-associated recombination protein A has product MATLFKKEIESRLTLASRMRPRNLSEFVGQEHILSEGKILKRAIDADKISSLILYGPPGIGKTALALIIQNRTDSYFKRLNAVTSNVKELRQVIKEADFKYNQNNKKTLLFIDEIHRFNRSQQDVLLPDIEAGNPILIGATTHNPFFALTAPLISRSLVCEFKTLSVAEIVKILEAALSDKERGLGSLKLKVAEEVLTFFAQVVDGDGRRALNALEIAALTTEENKEGWINIDLKIAQDSIQKKALLYDSGEDNHYDTISAFIKSIRGSSPDAAVYWLAKMIYAGEDPRFIARRLLVAASEDIGNADPQALSVAQAAAYAVEYLGMPEARISLAQATTYLASAPKSNASYIAIEKALEDIEGGRVLEVPNHLKDSHYKGAERLGHGKDYKYSHSYKDSRVEQNYLPGDISYYLPKDIGYERKIKEFLDHLQSLKG; this is encoded by the coding sequence ATGGCTACCCTGTTTAAGAAAGAGATAGAGAGCAGGTTAACCCTGGCTTCTCGAATGAGGCCAAGGAATCTCTCTGAATTTGTCGGCCAGGAGCATATTTTATCAGAAGGAAAGATCTTAAAGAGAGCTATTGATGCTGACAAGATAAGCTCTCTTATTCTTTATGGTCCGCCGGGAATAGGCAAGACTGCTCTGGCTTTGATAATTCAAAATAGAACAGATTCTTATTTTAAACGTCTCAATGCCGTTACCTCTAATGTTAAAGAGTTACGGCAGGTAATAAAGGAAGCCGATTTTAAGTATAATCAAAATAATAAAAAGACTCTGCTCTTTATTGACGAGATCCATCGTTTCAACAGATCTCAGCAGGATGTTCTTTTACCGGACATAGAAGCCGGTAATCCTATTCTTATCGGAGCAACAACTCATAATCCTTTCTTTGCTCTTACAGCTCCTCTTATATCCCGCTCATTGGTCTGTGAGTTTAAGACTCTATCCGTAGCTGAGATTGTGAAGATATTAGAGGCTGCTCTCTCTGATAAAGAGAGAGGCCTGGGCAGTTTAAAGTTAAAAGTAGCTGAGGAAGTGCTAACTTTCTTTGCTCAAGTTGTAGACGGAGATGGACGCCGTGCGCTCAATGCCCTTGAAATTGCTGCTTTAACTACAGAAGAGAATAAAGAAGGCTGGATAAACATAGACCTTAAAATTGCTCAGGATTCAATTCAAAAAAAGGCTTTGCTCTATGATTCTGGAGAGGATAACCATTATGATACAATCTCTGCTTTTATAAAATCTATTCGCGGCAGCTCTCCGGATGCTGCTGTATACTGGTTGGCAAAGATGATATATGCCGGAGAAGATCCCCGTTTTATTGCCCGGAGACTTTTAGTAGCCGCTTCTGAAGATATAGGCAATGCTGATCCCCAGGCTCTATCTGTTGCCCAGGCTGCAGCTTATGCTGTTGAGTATCTCGGTATGCCTGAAGCTAGAATATCTTTAGCTCAGGCTACAACCTATCTTGCATCCGCCCCCAAATCAAACGCATCTTATATTGCAATAGAGAAGGCTCTTGAAGATATTGAAGGAGGCAGAGTACTGGAAGTCCCGAACCACTTAAAGGATAGCCATTATAAGGGTGCGGAAAGACTGGGCCATGGCAAAGATTATAAGTATTCTCATTCCTATAAAGATAGCCGGGTTGAGCAAAACTATCTTCCCGGGGATATTAGCTATTATCTTCCTAAAGATATTGGTTACGAGAGAAAGATTAAAGAATTTTTAGACCATTTGCAAAGCTTAAAAGGATAG
- a CDS encoding DUF167 domain-containing protein, whose translation MKINVKITPNAKKFGIIEEQGVIKVKVNTPAKEGRANKSLVKMLADYFSVPKSRVKILKGENSRNKVINIIKE comes from the coding sequence GTGAAGATAAATGTTAAAATCACCCCTAATGCCAAGAAATTTGGCATAATAGAAGAGCAGGGTGTTATAAAAGTTAAAGTTAATACTCCAGCCAAAGAGGGCAGGGCTAACAAGAGTTTGGTCAAGATGCTTGCAGATTATTTTTCGGTGCCGAAGTCTAGAGTCAAAATATTAAAAGGCGAAAATTCGCGGAATAAAGTTATTAATATAATAAAGGAATAA
- a CDS encoding cysteine peptidase family C39 domain-containing protein, with product MKRLTAVVFFLILTSSVLYAESLYSASWALKSLLEHYCQNVSLYALENQLQRESHTLSLEESIIKVARKNGVYLGRFYLKYAERDFSKVAEPFIAPLKGGYYFIYPEIDRVRLISAKSTETLSKENFLKIWDGEIFSIPLPGVMLQRNRPKDLKQKIVFVYSYHKEEFYLFRQLFDDLYQEALRYSSPLLYIDELGLIPKESIEKVIADRGLTEKEAFNETREALLNELKLIENGRSIYDSTEFYHEIYNYFAKLSLRIEIEELQYENWKAIVAFDDLNLNQLAVTLFCRGNIERYLDIIEQYNEGFWQYNVIIRDRFFLNQIERIAEENPQSTIFTLRGLGHFGIDEKIDLTDFAVEVAIIGEGEFYRLLVPDQLIQILKRNEVTLSPKIEEQYYLRAFLTECLRNYYQNKLNFKISTATLKANRGLSLLSDIAIYRLARDIEHAIAEGRLRTTESVYDYVYAWVEKRDR from the coding sequence ATGAAAAGATTAACGGCAGTTGTTTTCTTTTTAATTTTAACAAGCAGCGTCTTATATGCAGAGAGCCTATATTCTGCATCCTGGGCCTTAAAAAGCCTATTAGAGCACTATTGCCAGAATGTAAGTCTCTATGCTCTTGAAAATCAGCTTCAGAGAGAGAGTCATACCCTCTCTCTAGAGGAGAGCATTATAAAGGTTGCCAGGAAGAACGGTGTATACTTAGGTAGATTTTATTTAAAATATGCAGAGAGAGATTTTTCTAAAGTAGCTGAGCCCTTTATTGCACCCCTAAAAGGCGGTTACTATTTTATATATCCTGAAATTGACAGAGTAAGGCTTATCTCTGCAAAAAGTACGGAGACATTATCAAAAGAGAACTTTTTAAAAATCTGGGATGGTGAGATATTCAGTATTCCGCTGCCGGGAGTGATGCTGCAGCGAAATAGGCCTAAAGATTTGAAACAGAAAATAGTCTTTGTCTACTCTTATCATAAAGAGGAGTTCTATCTTTTTAGGCAGCTTTTTGATGATTTATATCAAGAAGCGTTGAGATATTCTTCACCTCTTTTATATATTGATGAGCTGGGTTTAATTCCCAAAGAGTCTATAGAAAAGGTGATTGCAGATAGAGGATTGACAGAGAAAGAGGCTTTCAATGAAACCAGAGAGGCTCTTTTGAATGAGCTTAAATTGATAGAGAACGGCAGAAGTATCTATGATTCTACAGAGTTTTATCATGAAATATATAATTACTTTGCCAAATTAAGTTTAAGAATAGAGATAGAGGAATTGCAGTATGAGAATTGGAAGGCCATAGTTGCTTTTGATGATTTGAACTTAAATCAGCTTGCAGTTACTCTCTTCTGTAGAGGAAATATAGAGAGATATCTGGATATTATAGAGCAGTACAATGAAGGTTTCTGGCAATATAATGTAATAATCAGAGATAGATTTTTTTTGAATCAGATAGAGAGAATTGCAGAGGAGAACCCTCAAAGTACGATATTTACTCTTAGAGGTTTAGGCCACTTTGGTATTGATGAGAAAATAGATTTAACAGATTTTGCAGTAGAGGTAGCTATTATAGGAGAGGGCGAATTTTATAGATTATTAGTTCCGGATCAGTTGATTCAGATTTTAAAAAGAAATGAAGTTACGTTGAGTCCAAAGATTGAAGAGCAATATTACCTCAGAGCTTTTCTTACTGAGTGTCTTAGAAATTATTATCAGAATAAGTTAAATTTTAAAATATCAACGGCTACTCTTAAGGCCAATAGAGGTCTATCTTTACTCTCAGATATTGCTATATACAGGTTGGCCCGCGATATAGAACATGCCATAGCAGAGGGCAGGCTAAGGACTACAGAATCTGTTTATGATTATGTTTACGCTTGGGTGGAGAAAAGAGATCGTTGA